The genome window AAGCTGTGGTAACAGTGAGCGCGGGACGGCTTGCTTCCTCTGGCGCCTTGGTAAGTTTCGGCCTCGATTCGACGATTGAGGTTGCTTCTGCCGTAGCAATTGCGTGGCAATATAGCCGACGAGACCCTGAGCGGTGGGAGAAGCCCACGCTGCGGTTGATCGCGTGGTTGTTTTTCTTGCTGGCCGCGTATGTCACTGTGGAGTCAGTGATCGCTTTGGTGAATCATCGGGAACCTGATCACAGCGCTGTTGGCTTGGGCATGGTGATAGCAAGTGTCATCATCATGCCTCTCGTGTCCTTTCTTGAAAGAGACGCAGGGCGAGCCTTGGGCTCGTCGAGTGCAGTGGCTGACTCTAAACAAACTTTGGTGTGCGCGTACTTGTCAGTGGCGGTGCTGGTCGGCTTGGCTGTGGATTGGCTCTTCGGATGGTGGTGGGCGGACCCTGTAGCTGCTTTGGTTGTGGCTGCTCTTGCTCTTCATGAAGGTAAGGAAGCGTGGGAAGGGGATTCGTGTGCTGCCTCGTCCCATGAAGCGCTTGCTGCCACTGAAGGATAGCTGCTTAGAAGTGCGTCATTTTTACTCATTCCGCGCACGCAAGGCCTGGGACCACTTAATGGCCTGCCTTGTACGAAGGATCGAGCGCTCATAGATCGCCGACGCGAACCAGATCGCTAGTGCGGTCGCCACGAGCAGGATACCGAGGGAGAGCAGATGATCCCAGATCGTGCCCTGGCCCAAGAACACGCGCAGTGGCGTTGCTACCGGGGCAGAGAAGGGGATAAGCGCCATGATCCGCAGGGCCTCTGGGTTGTCGTTGAAGAAGATCACCGCGACGTACGGGATCATTATCAGCATCATCACAGGCATCGACGTCGAACCGATGTCCTCTTGACGAGAAACGAGGGAGGCGGCCGCGGCGTAGAGGGAAGCGATCATCACGAAACCGATCGCGAACAGCAACACGAACCACAGGATCGGTGCTCTGAGGCCGTCGAGCGGTAGAACGGAGTTGTTAAACCGCATGCCCAGTAGAAGGCCCCCGGCGATCAGCACCACTTGCAAGAAAGCCATCACGGAGTTACCGATGACTTTGCCAGTCATGAGGGCCTTCGCCGGGATTGTCGCGAGAAGAATCTCTACGATGCGAGACTGTTTTTCCTCGATAACTGAGACTGCGATCTGTTGGCCGTAGATGATAGCGATCATAAAGAACGCGATGCCGAACCCGAAGGCGATGAAATATCGTACGCCTGGGTTAGGGGCGTCTGGATCTAGTAACTCCACGTTCGGAGACACCGCCAGAGCCTGGACCATATTCTCTGGCGTGGAGTCCAGCCCGACGACGGTGATGCCGGCAGGGGATGACTTGTCCGTGATCACCGCGGCGTCCGCTTCGCCGTTACGTACGGCGTCCTTTGCAGCTTCCGCGGAGTCCACGACCTGAGGCTTGTAGGAGTCGCCAAGACCTTGTACCACCTGGGACGTTTCGGCGGTCACGGCCACTTTCTTCCCGTCGCCATCAAAGAGATCGCCCAAGCGCGGAGCCAAAAGCACACCCAGCATGAGCAGCCCGAGCACGATCACCGTGGTAACCACGAACGCTTTGGACATCATCTTGACCTTCATCTCACGGCCAGCCACCAGGCCGACGGCAGTCCAAAACGACGTACGCTCGCCACTGCCGGAGGTGAGATGACCGTTCTCATCAACCGGGGAGGAGTGGGGCTGGGGCGAGGCGTTCATCGGGTGACCTCCGTGAAAATCTCATGCAGGGAATGGCGGACAGGGCCGAAACTGTGGATGGGGCCGCGGGAGGTGGCCTCCCGGAGAACCTCGTTGGCGACGTCCACCGAGTCGGTGTGGAATCGGACCTGCCCCTCGTCGGAACTAGTGATTGTCACGCCGGGTATTGAGTGAATCCAGTCGGTGCCCGCCGTGGTGACGAGCTCCCATTCGGCCTCGGTGTGCTGCTCGATGAGTTCATCGCGGGTGCCGCTGGCCACCACGCGACCGTCGGCGAGAATGATGAGCACATCGCAGAGTCGTTCCACGACGTCCAGCTGGTGGGAGGAGAACAGGACGGGGATACCGGTGTCGGCAGTCTCTTGCAATACCTGCAGAGTGATGTCCACTGCGTGCGGGTCCAGGCCGGAAAATGGTTCGTCTAGGACAAGAGCGCTGGGCTCGTGTACTAATGCAGCGGCCACCTGAGCGCGCTGCTGATTGCCGAGAGAAAGTTCTTCGAGCTTGTCTTTCGCACGGTGGTCGAGGTCCAACCGTTCCAGCAGGTTCATCGCCCGGGTCTTCGCGGCCTTCGCCGAGGATCCGTGCAGGCGCGCAAGATAAACGAGCTGGTCAATCACTGGCATTTTTGGGTAGAGGCCGCGTTCCTCGGGCATGTAGCCAATGCCCGCGCGGTAATCGCTGGTGATGGGTTCTCCATCCACGAGAATCTCACCTGAGTCGTGGGAGAGTACGCCAAGCAGGATGCGCATAGTGGTGGTCTTGCCAGCACCGTTGCCGCCCACAAAGCCTGTCATTAGCCCAGGTTTAATATCAAACGATAAATCGTGGAGGGCGCGCTTGCCGCCAAAACTTTTATTGAGCCCTCGGACGCTGATCATGTCGCCAGGATATAGGACGGGTCTAGGGCCGGCCACCGGACGACGGTAAATCGGCGATCGCCAGGCTGAAGACGAAAACACGTGTTTTCGTATGGTCAGATATCTTTAACCTTTTCCCATGATTCGATGGGGCTCTCAATAACAGCGAATAGCGGATGAGCTGGGGGGAATAGTTAGATTTTCGTCACTGTCAGTGGGCTGGAGATAACTGTTGAGAGTGGACGACAACCACTCGGGATCTCGGTTGGCCACCTTTGTACCGAGGAAACGGAGTTCGTAGCGGAGCTGGCCTGTTGTTACAGGTATTGAATTCTGAGTTTGTGCGGTCTGGGCTATATCGTCCGAGCTATAAGCGATACGGTCGCGGTTAAAGTTATAGCCACGAGAGTCAGCTTCATCAGCGAGTGCGTGCAAATATGTCGCAACTGATAACACGGGATTGTCGGTGGCTTTAAACCTTTCCAGTTGTGGATGGTTCGTGTAGCCCTTGGTGAGTCCGCGGAGAACTTTTTGTGCGAGTAAAGTTTCCCGCCAACATGCGACGAGTCCGCGACGGTCGAGCAGGCGGGGGTGTAGTGACCAGATGCGCATAGTTTCAGTATGCCTTGCAATCACAGTGTGGAGTACCGGACCTCGGTAACGAGGTATCCGTAAAGTGACATAATGTAGATTATCGGCTAAATATATTGTGGTGTTTTACCGCAGGGTGCGGATGATGCGCACCCAACAGGCCTCAATCGCAGATCTCCGAAGGCGCACTCTCCCTAACACTCTTTCTGTCACAGTGACTTAATAATCGTGTGTAACTAGATGTCGTACTCGCACGGCCACGCATCACCAAGGCGCACAACATCAAGACTTCGGTGATCGTCATTGAGTGGGCCGCTGCTTATTCTTCGAGCGATACACCTGGCGCAGCTGGACGATGGTGAGTACGAACAACACCGCGAAGACAACCAATATGATCCACAACTTCTGAATAAGCGCGATCACGATGAGAACGGCCAAGACTGCTAATCGCAGCCACCGTGTCCAAATTAGTGTTTCGTCACTCATTACTGCTTCTCCATAGTCAGCAGCAGATTGATCTCGCCTGTTTCGTCAATCTTGGCTGCGACGAATTGTGGCGATTCAATGTCATAGTCGCGCCTATTAATCGGAATAGTACTCGAAACAATCAGTTTCTTACCCGTACGCAGTGCTTTTAGTTTGACGTCGATGTCTTTTTTCACCCCGTGAATTTCCATCGTTCCCGGCACAGTAATCTCATCGGCGTGCCCGTCGCCTGGCAACGATGAAACGTCGACTGGGCCTTTGATTGTGAACACTGCCTTCGGGAACTCGTCAGTGTTCAGGATGGTCCGTCGGACATTGATATCGCGTTTCTCAACATCACTGGAAATCGACGTCAGATCAGTAGTTGCCGATCCTTCTGTCAACTTTTGATCCGACACGGTGAATGATCCGTCAACTTTATTCGTTGACCCACTTGTTTCCTTGGACTTACCAGGAAGAATCTCGTGGAACGTATATCCGGCAGATGTTGCGTTCTTCCCTGAACCCCGCACAATCTTCCAACTGCCGTTGATATCAGTGCTTGCTGCCTTGGCATCGCCGTCTGTTAGCGATTCAGTTTTTGTCCCCCGGTCGGTAACCGCTTTATAAACGACCGGCCCAACAGATGCTAAGACAATGGTGACAATTGCTATGACAACCAATGTGATCCAAGGCTTCTTCATAAGCGCCATGGTACTAGCCGCAGGTATTTATGTATTAGCTTGCTCAACGCCCAGGCGGATGGACTCGATATCTCGCGCTAAGGACACAAGATCCCCAGTCATGGCGGCAAGCTCGCTTGACGTTGCGCCTTCTTGCGCAGCCGTGTTGATATCCTCTGCAGCGCAGCGTAACTCAAAGAGTGAATCGAATAGGTATTGTGCTTTCTTGCCCCGCAAGACGATGTCCGAGTCCGATATTCCGACTCCACGCCCCTCATGGCGCTGCTCATAGGCTCGTTGTCGGCAGGATCGTGAGCAATATTTAGGTTTGCGTCCACGCCCCGAGTATTCGACTGGGTTCCCGCACCACTGACAACGGACTTCCTGTGTTGAACGTTCCTTTTCCATCATTATCTTCCATCATTATCCGTGGTCTATGACGCTTAATGATCGACGTTATGTACCAATCATGGAACAGATCTGCCGCTAACATCGTTGTATGTAACGACGGTTATAATGAGTAACTGGTTTCTTTAGACCTTAGCGCGACATTACGCTCAAGTTGTAAAGCTTTACCAGTACTACCCCAATGACGTAAGGACTGATTCCCCGCATGGCAGATCGTGTTCTCCGTGGCAGTCGAATGGGCGCCGTTTCCTACGAAACGGATCGCGACCATGATCTAGCCCCTCGGCAGCTTGTCAAGTACCGCACCGAGGACGGAAAGATATGGGAAGTTCCTTTTGCCGACGACGCTGAAATCCCAGGTGAATGGCCGTGCCAGAACGGCAAAATCGGTGAGCTCGTGGAAGGCGAAGGCACAGAAGCAAAGCCCGTCAAACCACCCCGTACACACTGGGACATGCTTCGCGAACGTCGCAGCATCGATGAGCTTGAAAAGCTTCTCAACGAGCGTCTCGACATGCTCAAGCAGCGCCGCCGTATCGCTGCCAAGATGATGAAGGAACAAAAAGAAGCCGAAGAGAAAGTCAAGTCGAAGTAACTCGGCTCTCCCTCGCCTTTTCACAAACGGATCCGGTCTCCCCCACGACTATTCGCAGTCAGAGGCCGGATCCGTTTTCGTCGCAACTATTACGAGTTGAAACGTCGCTTTTGTTTCTCGATTAGCTCATGCACTTCGTGCTTGATCAAGCGCTTCGACGACGTGAACAGCTCTTTCGCCTGCTTGCTTCGATACGCCACTCCCCACTTGGTTACCTCAAGGAGGGAATCTTTCACGAAGTTCCCGGAGAGCTTTGACTCCCCTAGCTCGCGCTCCGTGAAGGTAATCGGCATCTCCCGAACATCAAAGCCCTGCTGGAGAATCCGCCAGGCAAGGTCCGTTTGGAAGATATAGCCCGCGTTACTCAGCTCGTCGAGATCGACGGCCTCGAGCACAGACCGTCGATAAGCCCTGTAACCAGCGGTAATATCGCGAATTCCCGCGCCCAAGACGACATTGATGTACGTGTTTCCACCCCGGGATAGGAATTGGCGATACGCGGGCCAATTCACGGTTTCCCCACCCGGCACATACCGCGAACCAATCGTCAGGTCCGCACCATCATTGACCGAGTCGAGCAAAAGGTGGAGTTGCTCAGGAGCGTGGGAGCCGTCGGCATCCATCTCACAGATCACGTCGTAATTCTGATCAAGCCCCCACCGGAAACCAGCGACATACGCTGCGCAGAGGCCTTCTTTCCCCTTGCGGTGCAAGACGTGGATATGGGAATCATCGGATGCCATCTGGTCAGCAAGATCACCAGTGCCATCGGGGCTATTGTCATCGACGACCAAGACGTCTACGCGGTCAGGCTCTGCTTTGCGCAAACGGCCCACGATGAGGGGCAAATTATCCTTTTCGTTGTACGTCGGGATGATGACCAACGTGTTGTCGCTCGGTTGAGTCAACGGTGATCCTCTCTCTTTATAACTACTTTGACTTTACCCGCTGTGGCTTCCGTTGTGAGATAGCGGCACCCAGAGCCACGACAACACCAAGCCCGCACAGTGTCCACTCGATGATCGTCGCCGAATAGGAAGCAATGGTTCGCGTCGAACGGAGTGGAAGCTGGGCATGCAGAATCCCCTCCGTGAAAATCTGGGTGCGTTCAGACACTCGACCGTCTGGCCGAATGATAGCGGACACGCCCGATGTCGCGGCAACGACCGTGGCGCGGTCATATTCCACAGAACGTAACCGGCTCATCGCCAACTGCTGGTAGGACATGTCCGTAAAGCCAAAGGTCGCGTTATTCGTCGGGACTGTGAAGATTTGCGCACCACCCTCCACAGCATGTTGGAAGGCGCCATCAAACGCGACTTCATAACAAGTGCCGACGCCCACTGGGATGAGAGCATTCGTTTTGCCCGACCGAACGTGGACGACGCCGTTATCGTCGCCAGGACTGAAATTCCCCGCCATATCCACGTACGACGAGAAGTGCCGGAAAAAATCCCTCCATGGCATGTATTCCCCGAATGGTTGGAGATAGACCTTATCGTGCCTCTCCCCTGGCCCGGTTTCTGGATCCCAGACGACAACAGTGTTGCGCTCCTGATCGCCCGGGTGTGTGAGCGTCCCGACGAGAATCGGGACCCCAACAGCTTCCGCTGCTTGTTGAATCTCATCCCGGGCAAGAGGGTCGATAAAAGGATCGACGTCCGACGAATTCTCCGGCCACACAACAAAATCTGGCTTCGGCGATTTATGGTTCTCAATGCGACGAGCCAAGGCCAGCGTGGCGTCACGGTGATTGGCTAAGACCGCACGCTGCTGGTCATTGAAATCGAGCCCCAACCGCGGGACATTGCCTTGCACGACCGCGACCGTCACCAGATTCTCGGGTGACGACGAATCACTAGCGCGGTAGTAGGTGATACCTGATTCTTTGGACACCATCTGTATCGATTGTGCCTGGGTACCTGACTCGTGGGCTTCTGCCCCGTTTTCTGTCCCGTTGTCCGACCCCGCGACATCGTTCGACTTCGCAAAAGAGTCAATGCGCTCGGTCGAAGGATTCGGCCCCGCATCCACTTGCGACCAGGCCAATCCCGCAACGATGGGAATAACAAGAGTAATGACCAAGCCCGGGATCCATATCCGGCGGAAAATGATGGCTATTCCGACCCCCATCGTCACCGTTGCCACAGTGATCAGTGCAGGTCCACCAATTCGGGCAAGAGAAAGCAAGGGGCCAGAGACCTGTCCCCACGCAAGCCGAGTCCATGCGAAGCCACCGAAGGGCCAATGCGACCGTGCATACTCGACAGCGAGATACCACGTGGGAATCCCAATGACAGTAAAGAGGAACTCGTTGGCGGTAATCGAACGATGGACTCGAACACGGCCACGACCGCTTAAACGATCCTCCGAGGAGGAACCCTTCTTCGACGTCGAGCCCTCTCGGGCAGCCTTCGAGCTCCCCTTCTGAGGGCGAGCAGATGATACACGCGGCTCCCGCTTCCGGGCAGCACGCCCGGCGCGGAGGAGAAAGACAGTTCCCGCGCCGAATGCCAGTGAATATAGGGCTTCGACGATGGATAAGGCGATCCATGGTAGCGAACCGACGTATTCCCCGATCCAGGGCAGGTAGAAGAGGTAGGTGATGAGCCCTTGGGTGAAGGCGATGAGGGCGCCGAGCCACGCGCCGGGTGCGGGTGATTTATCGCCCCATGGTTGGAGGGCGATGATCAGCAAGGCAATGCCGAGTGGGGCTGCGAGCCATAGGCCGTTTGGTTCGTATGACGCGTAGACGCACAGCCCTGCGAATGCGGCGAGCGAGAGTCGTATGACTGTGTAGAGGAATCGCTTGCCGTAGTCGGCTCTGCGTGTGGTGTCGTACAGGCCGGGTGTGTGCGCTGCCTCGTCCCATCGGGGTGTTGATCGTGGACGCGGTGTAGGCATGGCGTCAAGATTACTACTTGGTGGGCCTGTACTCGGTTATCTCGGTGGCGGTATTTTTAGCGGTCTTCCATTTCTCCTTCGGTTTCTAGGAGGGCTTCGGTGAGTGCGTCGAGGCGGTCTTGGTCGGGGTTTTTCCATAGTCCGCGTTGGGCGGCTTCGAGGAGCCGTTCGGAAATGTCGTGGAGTGCCCATGGGTTGGATTCGCGGAAGAATTCCCGGTTTTCTTCGTTTTCGACGTATTCCTGGGTGAGTTGTTCGTACATCCAGTCGTCCATCATCCCCGCGGTGGCGTCGTATCCGAAGAGGTAGTCGACGGTTGCTGCCATTTCGAATGCGCCTTTGTATCCGTGGTTGCGCATTGCTTCGACCCAGCGGGGGTTGACGACGCGGGATCGGAAGACGCGCCGGGATTCTTCGTGGAGTGTTCGGGTGCGGATGGTGTCGGGGCGGGTGGAGTCACCGATGTAGGCTTCGGGTGATTGGCCTGAGAGTGCTCGGACTGTGGCGACCATGCCGCCGTGGAATTGGAAGTAGTCGTCGGAGTCGGCGATGTCGTGTTCGCGGGTGTCCGTGTTTTTTGCGGCTACTTGGATGCGTGTGTAGGCCTGTTTCATGTCGTCGGCGGCGGGTGCGCCGTCGACTCCGCGTCCGTAGGCGTAGCCTCCCCAGGTGCTGTAGACCTCGGCGAGGTCGTCGTCGCTGCGCCAGTTTCCTGCGTCCATGAGTTCGAGGAGGCCTGCGCCGTAAGTGCCGGGTTTTGATCCGAAGATGCGGCGGTGTGCCCGTTCAGCCGGGGTTCCGTTGGCTGTGTCTTCGTTGACGTGGGTGGCGACGTAGTTCATGTCGGCGGGTTCGTCGAGGGCGGCGACCATTTGGACGGCGTCGTCGAGAAGGGCGACGACGTGGGGGAAGGCGTCTCGGAAGAAGCCGGAGATGCGGACGGTGGTGTCGATGCGGGGCCGTCCGAGTTCTTCGAGTGGGATGACTTCTAGCCGTGTGACGCGTCGGGATACTTCGTCCCATATTGGTCGGACGCCGAGGAGTGCGAAGACCTCGGCGATGTCGTCGCCAGAGGTGCGCATGGCGGAGGTGCCCCAGGCGCTGATGCCAACGGAGACGGGGTATTTTCCGTCGTTGTCCTGTTTGTAGCGTTCGATGAGGCTGTCGGCGAGGAGTTGTCCGGTGTCCCAGGCTAAGCGTGAGGGAATTGCTTTGGGGTCGACGGAGTAGAAGTTTCGGCCGGTGGGCAGGGTGTTGATGAGCCCTCGGAGGGGTGATCCGGATGGGCCGGATTCGATAAACTTCCCGTCGAGTGCTCGGAGGACTTGGTCTAGTTCGCGGCTGGTTTGGCGCAGCCGGGGAACGATCTGCGTGGTGGTGAAGTGCAGGATGTTCCGAACGGCGGAAACATCTGCGCTGTCTGGGAGGCCGGGCTCGCGGCTAATGTCGTCCAGGACCGTATCGACGGCGTTATCATCCCAGTTGTGGTCTGCCAGGGAGGTTACGAGTGCCGACGCGATGTTCTCGATGTCATCGGTGCGGTGCCGTGTTTCGGAACCGTCCTCGTTGAGGCCGAGAGCCTCGCGAAGCCCGGGAAGTGTGTTGATTCCGCCGAAGATTTGTCGAGCGCGCAGCATGGCCAGGACAGTTTCGACGAGCTGCTTGCCTTCGGGTGCATGTGAGAGGATGTGCAGCCCGCCGCGAATCTGGGCGTCCTTGATTTCGCATAGCCACCCATCGACGTGCATGAGCATGTCGTCGAAGACGTCTTCGTCGGGGCGTTTCTCCCAACCGAGGTCTTGATCCATTTTTGCCGCGGTCAGCAGTGTCCAGATTTCTTGTCGAATAGCCGGCAGCTTCGCGGGGTCCATGGCGGCGATGTTGGCGTGCTCATCGAGGAGCTGCTCGAGCCGGGTGATGTCCCCATAGCTTTCGGCGCGGGCCATGGGCGGGATGAGGTGGTCGACGAGGGTGGCGTGAGCGCGGCGCTTCGCCTGAGTGCCCTCCCCCGGGTCATTGACCAGGAAGGGGTAGATCAGGGGCAGGTCGCCGATGGACTGGTCGGTGCCGGAGTCTGGCCCGAGAGCAACGGTCTTGCCGGGCAGCCACTCCATGTTGCCGTGTTTTCCGACGTGGACGATCGCGTCGGCGCCGAAGCCGTGACGGTCCGGGGTGCGGCGGATCCACTCATAGGCTGCGAGGTAGTGGTGGTTCGGGGCCAGGTCGGGGTCGTGGTAGATGCCGACGGGGTTGTCGCCAAATCCGCGGGGTGGCTGCACCATCACAACGATGTTCCCGAAGCGTAGCCCGGCTAGGTAAATATCTTTCGTCTCTGGGTGGACATAGAGGTCCCCGGGGGCCTCTCCCCAGGTCTCAATCATGTCTTTCTGGAGGGATTCCGGAAGAGTGTCGAAATACTCCTGGTAGTCGGCTGCTGAAAGGCGGAGCTCATTGGCCGCCATCACCTCGTCGGTGAGCCAATCGGGGTCTTGGCCGCCAGCGTCGATGAGCGCGTGCATAAACGCGTCCGAGTTCTCGCTGGTTTCGTTGCCCGAGTCAAGCCAGCCGGGAATCTTGGACGTATCCCCCAGGTCGTATCCCGCGTCGTGGAGGGCGTGGAGCAACGCCAACACGGAGGCCGGAGTGTCCAGGCCGACGGCGTTACCGATCCGGGCGTGCTTCGTCGGGTACGCCGACAGCATCACCGCGATGCGCTTGGAAGCATTTGCTTTATGACGCAATACCGCGTGTCGATCCGCGATGCCCGCCAGACGTGCGCACCGCTCCGGATCGGGGTTATACGAAATGAGGCCGTCGTCGCCAATTTCTTTGAATGAGAACGGGACAGTAATGATGCGCCCATCGAACTCCGGGACTGCGATTTGGGTAGCAACATCCAGCGGTGAGGCGCCGTCATCATTGTCTTCCCACGTGCTGCGCGAGCTGGTTAGAGCGAGCCCCTGGATAACGGGGAGATCGAGCTCCGCCAAGGCGGAGACGTCCCATGCTCCGTCGTCACCGCCGGCTTGTGCGGTGGCAGGTTTTGTTCCGCCCGCCGCGAGAACCGTTGTGATCAGAGTGTCCATCGTCCCGAGGAACTGGAGGAGATCATCGGACGCCTGACGAAGCGACGCCGTGAAAATTGGGACTGGTACTGCTCCACGGTCGGCGATGGCCTCGCATAGCGCGTCGATATAGCGGGTATTGCCAGCTAGATGCTGGGCGCGATAATACAAGACGGCAATGCGTCGAGCCTCAGACTCCCCCTCAGACTGAAGGCCTGCCGTGCGGTTATCTTCCCAGCCTTCTAGTATTCCCCATTCAGGCAGATGGATTGGGGCGTCGAAACCTAGGCCGGTGAGAAGCAGAGTATCGGACAGGAAATTATGAAGGTTGATGAGGTTATTTTTCCCGCCCTCGGCAAGATAGCGGTGGGCGGTGGTGACCACATTCGACGGCGCAGTGGACAGCTCTGTGAGCTCTGCGTCCATAGTCTGTTCACCCGACACGGCAATAGTCGGAATACCTGAGGTGAGAAGCTTATTCAGCCCCTCTTCCCAGGCCCGCCGTCCACCCAAGAGCCGGACGATAATGATGTCTGGCTGGGAACCCGTAGCCCCACCGGATCCCGGAATAGGTGTGCCACCGAGGAGCGCATCAACATCGTCAAGCATCAATCGCGCCGGATTTGCCCAGCGGAACTCCACGTCGGGGTGCTCATTGGCCGCTTTTGCCGTAAGCAGATCGGTGTCAGAAGTGGACAGCAGAAGAATCATGTTTTCCTTTCCGGATACCGCGCCGGACGTTGTTCATATACGGGGTCTGGCTTGACAGTGGCGCGACCGCTCCCTGAGGGATTCCCGTTTCCCGCAACTATCTTAGAGGTCGGGGTGGCTATCGGTGGCTACGACCTTTCATCGAGGTCTCATAATACTTTGACGCTGCGTGCACGGGGGTACGGTAGAAACCATGCACAGTGACGGTACTCAGACGACGACTCGGAATCGGGGAGACATGTGCCCCGGTACATTGCGTCTTTTTACTGCATCCGACGGGATGATCGGCCGCGTTCGGTCCCCCGGCGGGGATATCCAGCCGCACCAATGGACGGCATTAGGCGCTATGGCTGACGACTTGGGGGACGGCGATGTCCACATCACGTCGAGAGGAAATATCCAGATCCGTGGTGTGGAATCGGTTGATGACTTTGCTTCTGCTGTGGCTGAGGCAGGATTGCTGCCATATCCACGGCATGACCGGATGCGTAATTATCTTGCCTCTCCCCTGTCAGGGCGATCCGGCTCTGTCGGCGATGTGCGCTCCTTGGTCCGTGCTGTTGACCGCGAGCTCATTCAGTATGACGACACGGCAGATCTCCCTGGCCGAACCCTCTTTGCTTTCGACGACGGACGTGGCGACGTGATTGCAGAGCGCCCGGATTTCGGAGTCATCGCGACGACGAAGACGCGACCGTCAGATGCTCATGACTTCTTCGACGTCGTGATCGGCGGAGATTACCTGGTTGGGTCGCTCCCCCGGGCCCGCGTGGTGGATAGTGTCGTCGAGTTGGCGCGCCAATGGCAGGCCCGGCGCGGTAAGAATTGGCGGATCGAGGAGACTCCCGGCGCGGCTGAGGATCTTGCTCAGTGGGCTCGTGAGAACCTTGTGGGCCTGGAGGATCCGGTTCATGATGTGCTTCCGGTGTATGAGGAGTCTGCCGACAATGAGTTGGGCTTGCGTCAGCCGATGGGGTGGATTGATCAGGATGATGGGCGCGTGAGTTTGGCTTGTGTGTTGCCGTTTGGCCGGATGGATTCGGCGTGTGCGCGTTTGTTGGGGGCTGTGGGTAAGCCTTCGACGGTGACGTGTTGGCATGGTGTGGTGGTTCATGATTTGACCCCTGCTGAGGCGGATGAGGCTGTGCGTTTTTTGGCTCCCCGCGGTTTGGTTTTCGATGCGGCGTCGCCGTTGGCTCGTGTGACAGCGTGTACGGGGTTGCCTCAGTGTCGGAAGTCTCGTGATGATGTTCGTTCTGATGCGGTGCGGGCTATTAATGCTGGGTCCTTGCCTGGTGGGCGTGTGCATTTTGTGGGGTGTGAGCGTCGTTGTGGTGCGCCGAATATGGATTACACGGAGTTCCTTGCTGAGGGCGATGGTGTTTATGAGACCTCGGAGGTGACTCATCATGCCTGATGATGTGGGGTCGGCAAGTTCAGAAAGGGCTGGTGGTGCGGTGTATAGCCGGGATCGCTATGTTTCGTTGGGGAATGATATTTATCGACGTTCGTTCGCGATTATTCGTGATGAGAGTGATTTGAGTCGTTTTACTCCCGACGAAGAGACCGTGGCGGTGCGGATGATTCACGCAGCCGGGGATGTGTCCTTGGCCGACGACATTGTGTTTTCCGACGGTGCTGTCCGGGTGGGGCGTGCTGCCTTGGAGTCGGGTGCGCCGATTTTTACGGATGTTCGGATGGTGTCGAGTGGTGTGACGCGTCGGCGTCTTCCCGCGGATAACGACGTGGAGTGTTTGCTGA of Corynebacterium kroppenstedtii DSM 44385 contains these proteins:
- a CDS encoding nitrite/sulfite reductase, which translates into the protein MHSDGTQTTTRNRGDMCPGTLRLFTASDGMIGRVRSPGGDIQPHQWTALGAMADDLGDGDVHITSRGNIQIRGVESVDDFASAVAEAGLLPYPRHDRMRNYLASPLSGRSGSVGDVRSLVRAVDRELIQYDDTADLPGRTLFAFDDGRGDVIAERPDFGVIATTKTRPSDAHDFFDVVIGGDYLVGSLPRARVVDSVVELARQWQARRGKNWRIEETPGAAEDLAQWARENLVGLEDPVHDVLPVYEESADNELGLRQPMGWIDQDDGRVSLACVLPFGRMDSACARLLGAVGKPSTVTCWHGVVVHDLTPAEADEAVRFLAPRGLVFDAASPLARVTACTGLPQCRKSRDDVRSDAVRAINAGSLPGGRVHFVGCERRCGAPNMDYTEFLAEGDGVYETSEVTHHA